The following proteins come from a genomic window of Streptomyces sp. GS7:
- the panD gene encoding aspartate 1-decarboxylase → MLRTMFKSKIHRATVTEADLHYVGSVTIDAGLMEAADLLPGELVHIVDIDNGARLETYVIEGERGSGVIGINGAAAHLVHPGDLVILISYAQVDDAEARTLRPKVVHVDGDNRIVALGADASEPVPGSDTSRSPRAAAV, encoded by the coding sequence GTGCTGCGCACCATGTTCAAGTCCAAGATCCACCGGGCCACCGTGACCGAGGCCGATCTGCACTACGTGGGGTCGGTCACGATCGACGCTGGGCTGATGGAGGCCGCCGACCTGCTGCCTGGCGAACTCGTCCACATCGTCGACATCGACAACGGTGCCCGGCTGGAGACGTACGTCATCGAGGGCGAGCGGGGCTCGGGCGTCATCGGTATCAACGGAGCCGCCGCACACCTGGTTCATCCCGGTGATCTGGTCATCCTGATCAGCTATGCGCAGGTGGACGACGCGGAGGCCCGTACGCTGCGGCCGAAGGTCGTGCACGTCGACGGGGACAACCGCATCGTGGCCCTCGGTGCCGACGCCTCCGAGCCGGTGCCCGGCAGTGACACGTCACGCAGTCCGAGGGCCGCGGCGGTCTGA